From a region of the Flavobacterium branchiarum genome:
- a CDS encoding LptF/LptG family permease: MLTIIDKYILKRYLATFTVMLLLFIPIGIVIDVSEKINKMLENKIPFLDIVVYYYNFTIYFANSLFPIFLFLSVIWFTSKLANNTEVIAILSSGISFSRFLRPYVIGASIVSVFVLLMGFYIVPAASEGFNNFRYTYLKGGGKEAMHGNNTNVYRQINDNEFIYVNSFNDVSKTAFNFTLEKFKGEKLVSKITASRIQWNPKDSTYTMYDYTKRTLGELDDKIEKAPEKKAVFTFDLEDLTPVVYIAETLSIGKLYNFIEKEKKRGSGDINVYLVVLYKKISVPVSAFILTIIAVAVSSMKRRGGMGTNLAIGIALAFAFVFFDKIFGTLAEKSTFSPLFAVWFPNIAFGVLAVYLLRNAKR, from the coding sequence ATGCTGACAATAATAGACAAATACATCTTAAAGCGATATTTAGCAACTTTTACAGTAATGTTGTTGCTATTTATTCCGATTGGGATTGTAATTGATGTTTCGGAGAAGATTAATAAAATGCTAGAGAACAAGATTCCGTTTTTGGATATTGTTGTTTACTACTATAATTTTACTATTTATTTTGCTAATTCTCTGTTTCCGATATTTTTGTTTTTATCGGTAATTTGGTTTACTTCAAAATTGGCTAATAATACGGAGGTTATTGCAATACTTAGTTCTGGGATATCTTTTTCGCGGTTTTTGAGACCTTATGTTATTGGAGCTTCAATTGTTTCGGTATTTGTGTTGTTAATGGGGTTTTATATTGTTCCTGCTGCAAGCGAAGGCTTTAATAATTTTAGGTACACGTATCTTAAAGGTGGTGGAAAAGAAGCCATGCACGGGAATAATACAAATGTATATAGACAAATAAATGATAATGAATTTATCTATGTAAATAGCTTTAATGATGTCTCTAAAACTGCTTTTAATTTTACGTTAGAGAAGTTTAAAGGAGAAAAGCTGGTTTCAAAAATCACAGCAAGCCGTATCCAGTGGAATCCTAAAGATAGCACGTATACGATGTATGATTATACAAAAAGAACGTTAGGGGAACTAGATGATAAAATTGAAAAAGCCCCAGAAAAGAAAGCGGTATTTACATTTGATTTAGAGGACTTAACTCCTGTGGTTTATATTGCTGAAACGTTGAGTATTGGTAAGTTATATAATTTTATAGAAAAAGAAAAAAAACGTGGTTCTGGTGACATAAATGTGTACTTGGTCGTTTTGTATAAAAAAATAAGTGTTCCGGTTTCGGCATTTATTTTAACCATTATTGCAGTTGCAGTTTCCTCGATGAAACGTCGTGGCGGAATGGGAACGAATTTAGCTATAGGAATTGCACTTGCTTTTGCTTTTGTGTTCTTTGATAAAATATTTGGAACATTAGCTGAAAAATCAACTTTCTCACCATTATTTGCTGTTTGGTTCCCGAATATTGCTTTTGGAGTTCTAGCAGTTTACTTATTACGTAATGCAAAACGATAA
- the tgt gene encoding tRNA guanosine(34) transglycosylase Tgt, which translates to MKFDLLQKDPQSKARAGSITTDHGVIETPIFMPVGTVASVKGVHQRELKEDINPDIILGNTYHLYLRPKTEILEKAGGLHKFMNWDRNILTDSGGYQVYSLSSNRKIKEEGVKFKSHIDGSYHFFTPENVMEIQRTIGADIIMAFDECTPYPCDYRYAQRSMHMTHRWLDRCIGHLDKLPFKYGYEQTFFPIVQGSTYKDLRRQSAEYIANAGQQGNAIGGLSVGEPAEEMYAMTEVVCEILPEDKPRYLMGVGTPINILENIALGIDMFDCVMPTRNARNGMLFTANGSINIKNKKWEADFSPIDEMGITFVDTEYSKAYLRHLFAANEYLGKQIATIHNLGFYMWLVREARKHILAGDFRPWKEMMVKNMSQRL; encoded by the coding sequence ATGAAGTTTGATTTATTACAAAAAGATCCGCAATCAAAAGCTAGAGCGGGAAGTATTACTACTGATCACGGAGTTATTGAAACTCCTATTTTTATGCCTGTTGGTACTGTTGCTTCTGTTAAAGGTGTGCATCAGAGGGAATTAAAAGAAGATATAAACCCGGATATTATTCTTGGGAATACATATCATTTGTATTTGCGTCCAAAGACAGAAATTCTTGAAAAAGCTGGAGGATTGCATAAGTTCATGAACTGGGACAGAAATATATTGACTGATTCTGGTGGATATCAAGTGTATTCATTGTCTTCGAATAGAAAAATTAAAGAAGAAGGAGTTAAGTTTAAATCTCATATTGATGGTTCTTATCATTTCTTTACTCCAGAGAATGTAATGGAAATTCAGCGTACTATTGGTGCTGATATTATCATGGCTTTTGATGAATGTACGCCGTATCCTTGTGATTATCGTTATGCGCAACGTTCTATGCATATGACGCACCGTTGGTTGGATCGTTGTATCGGTCATTTAGATAAATTACCATTTAAATATGGATACGAACAAACATTTTTTCCTATTGTTCAGGGAAGTACTTATAAAGATTTGCGTCGCCAGTCGGCTGAATATATTGCTAATGCTGGACAGCAAGGAAATGCTATTGGTGGATTATCGGTAGGGGAGCCTGCTGAAGAAATGTATGCAATGACAGAAGTTGTTTGTGAAATTTTACCAGAAGACAAACCTCGTTATTTAATGGGTGTTGGAACTCCAATTAATATCTTAGAGAATATTGCTTTAGGGATTGATATGTTTGATTGCGTTATGCCTACTCGTAATGCGAGAAATGGAATGTTGTTTACAGCAAATGGATCTATAAATATCAAGAATAAAAAGTGGGAGGCAGATTTTTCTCCAATTGATGAAATGGGAATTACTTTTGTGGATACAGAATATTCAAAAGCGTATTTACGTCACTTATTTGCTGCTAATGAGTATTTAGGAAAACAAATCGCTACGATTCATAATCTTGGTTTTTATATGTGGTTGGTTCGTGAAGCAAGAAAACATATCTTAGCAGGAGATTTTAGACCATGGAAAGAAATGATGGTTAAAAATATGAGCCAAAGACTCTAA
- a CDS encoding polysaccharide deacetylase family protein produces the protein MNLAQKLGYHKDSKLLIIHADDAGLSHSENRATIQALQNGMINSYSIMVPCPWFYEIANFAKDNPHIDNGIHLTLTCEWENYKFGPVLPITEVPSLVDINGYFYKNRTEFMNNAKSDEVEKELRAQIEKALHFGLKPTHLDSHMCSVGVSPEFLDTYKALGKEYNLPVFINKQFVESVSLSTEKYDFENTLLADNLLIGNYTDFEKGELKKSYEEALDNIKPGFNVFLLHPAYDDNEMQAVTKNHPNFGSKWRQIDLDYFTSETCKSKLKNNNIQLITWREIQQVM, from the coding sequence ATGAACTTAGCACAGAAACTAGGATATCACAAAGACAGTAAATTATTAATCATTCATGCTGATGATGCAGGATTATCACATTCTGAAAACAGAGCCACAATACAAGCGCTTCAAAACGGAATGATTAATTCATACAGTATTATGGTACCTTGTCCATGGTTTTATGAAATAGCAAACTTCGCCAAAGACAATCCCCATATTGATAATGGAATCCATTTAACACTCACCTGCGAGTGGGAAAATTATAAATTCGGACCAGTACTACCTATTACCGAAGTTCCATCATTAGTAGATATAAACGGCTATTTTTATAAAAATAGAACCGAATTCATGAATAATGCAAAATCAGATGAAGTTGAAAAAGAACTTCGTGCCCAAATCGAAAAAGCATTACACTTCGGATTAAAACCAACACATCTTGATTCTCACATGTGCAGTGTCGGTGTATCACCAGAATTCTTGGATACATACAAAGCACTAGGAAAAGAATATAATCTACCTGTTTTCATAAACAAACAATTTGTAGAGTCAGTGAGTCTATCCACCGAAAAATACGACTTCGAAAACACCCTTTTGGCAGACAATCTCCTAATCGGAAACTATACTGACTTCGAAAAAGGTGAGCTCAAAAAATCTTATGAAGAAGCTTTAGACAATATTAAACCCGGATTTAATGTTTTCTTACTACATCCAGCATACGATGATAATGAAATGCAAGCAGTCACAAAAAATCATCCAAATTTCGGCTCAAAATGGAGACAAATTGACTTAGACTACTTCACAAGCGAAACATGTAAGTCTAAATTAAAAAACAATAACATTCAATTAATAACATGGAGAGAAATACAACAAGTTATGTAA
- a CDS encoding transketolase has protein sequence MKPNTQQLSDLTIQVRRDILRMVHAVNSGHPGGSLGCTEFLVSLYQNIMDRKEGFDMDGIGEDLFFLSNGHISPVFYSVLARSGYFPVSELATFRLLNSRLQGHPTTHEGLPGVRIASGSLGQGLSVALGAAQAKKLNGDNHIVYTLHGDGELQEGQNWEAIMYASAKKVDNLIATIDLNGKQIDGTTDEVLAMGSIRAKFEAFDWDVIDIKEGNNIDAILAGMADAKSKTGKGKPVCVLLHTEMGNGVDFMMHTHAWHGKAPNNEQLENALNQNTSTLADY, from the coding sequence ATGAAGCCCAACACACAACAATTAAGCGATTTAACTATCCAAGTAAGAAGAGATATTCTTCGAATGGTACATGCTGTCAACTCAGGACACCCAGGTGGGTCATTAGGTTGTACTGAATTTTTGGTGTCTTTATACCAAAATATAATGGACCGCAAAGAAGGTTTTGATATGGACGGGATTGGAGAAGATCTTTTCTTCCTTTCAAATGGTCATATTTCTCCAGTATTTTATAGCGTTTTAGCAAGAAGTGGTTATTTTCCAGTTTCAGAATTAGCAACTTTTAGATTATTAAACTCACGTTTACAAGGTCACCCTACAACTCACGAAGGATTACCAGGAGTACGTATTGCTTCAGGTTCTTTAGGACAAGGATTATCTGTAGCACTTGGAGCTGCTCAAGCTAAAAAACTAAATGGAGACAATCATATTGTATACACATTACATGGTGATGGAGAATTACAAGAAGGTCAAAACTGGGAAGCTATCATGTATGCTTCTGCAAAGAAAGTTGATAACCTTATTGCAACTATCGACTTAAACGGAAAGCAAATTGACGGAACTACAGATGAAGTTTTAGCAATGGGAAGTATCCGTGCTAAATTTGAAGCTTTTGATTGGGATGTTATTGACATTAAAGAAGGAAACAATATCGATGCTATTCTAGCTGGTATGGCAGATGCTAAATCAAAAACTGGAAAAGGTAAACCTGTTTGTGTTTTATTACATACTGAAATGGGTAATGGTGTAGATTTTATGATGCATACTCATGCATGGCATGGTAAAGCTCCAAATAACGAGCAATTAGAAAATGCCTTAAATCAAAACACATCAACTTTAGCAGATTATTAA
- a CDS encoding transketolase family protein, with protein sequence MKKYTNTGSKDTRSGFGAGMTELGQKNENVVALCADLIGSLKFDDFKKNHPERFFQIGIAEANMIGIAAGLTIGGKIPFTGTFANFSTGRVYDQIRQSVAYSDKNVKICASHAGLTLGEDGATHQILEDIGLMKMLPGMTVINTCDYNQTKAATLALADHHGPAYLRFGRPVVPNFTPADEPFVIGKAILLNEGTDVTIIATGHLVWEALIAAEALEAKGISAEVINIHTIKPLDEEAILKSLSKTKCVVTAEEHNILGGLGESVSRVLALNNPAPQEFVAVNDSFGESGTPEQLMEKYKLNNQAIVEAVERVIKRK encoded by the coding sequence ATGAAAAAATACACAAATACAGGAAGTAAAGATACTCGTTCAGGTTTCGGAGCGGGAATGACTGAACTAGGTCAAAAAAACGAAAATGTTGTTGCTCTATGTGCTGATTTAATTGGTTCATTAAAATTTGATGACTTCAAAAAAAATCACCCAGAGCGTTTTTTCCAAATCGGAATTGCAGAAGCAAACATGATTGGAATTGCAGCAGGTTTAACAATTGGAGGTAAAATTCCATTTACAGGAACTTTCGCTAACTTCTCAACAGGAAGAGTTTACGACCAAATTCGTCAATCTGTAGCTTATTCAGATAAAAATGTAAAAATCTGTGCATCTCACGCAGGATTAACACTTGGTGAAGATGGTGCTACACACCAAATCTTAGAAGATATTGGTTTAATGAAAATGTTACCAGGAATGACAGTAATCAATACTTGCGATTACAATCAAACTAAAGCTGCAACACTTGCATTAGCTGACCACCACGGCCCAGCATATTTACGTTTTGGACGTCCAGTTGTGCCTAATTTCACACCTGCAGACGAGCCTTTCGTAATCGGAAAAGCAATTTTATTAAATGAAGGTACAGATGTAACAATTATTGCAACTGGACACTTAGTTTGGGAAGCACTTATTGCTGCAGAAGCATTAGAAGCTAAAGGTATCTCTGCTGAAGTAATCAATATTCACACAATCAAACCTCTTGATGAAGAAGCAATATTGAAATCTTTATCTAAAACAAAATGTGTTGTTACCGCCGAAGAACACAATATCCTTGGAGGTCTTGGAGAAAGCGTTTCTAGAGTATTAGCATTAAACAATCCAGCTCCGCAAGAGTTTGTAGCTGTTAATGATAGTTTCGGAGAATCTGGTACTCCTGAGCAATTAATGGAAAAATACAAACTAAACAATCAAGCGATTGTTGAAGCTGTAGAAAGAGTAATCAAAAGAAAATAA
- a CDS encoding Crp/Fnr family transcriptional regulator: MTELEQYINSHFEIIQPSELTAVSSLFNQVTLKKSNCLLTEGKLCDKFCFIKSGFLRVFAIPNGIEVTQWIATRGYFGTDFSSFFFGSPSRWTIQALENTELFIITKEDYTKIESLVPNWTELERTFLIRCLTMMEDRIHNHLSMSAEERYLHFFENNKALFNQVPLQYIASMLGMTPETFSRIRKKLST, encoded by the coding sequence ATGACTGAACTTGAACAATATATAAATTCTCATTTTGAGATAATTCAGCCCAGCGAATTGACTGCGGTAAGCTCTCTTTTTAATCAGGTAACTTTAAAAAAAAGCAACTGCCTCTTAACGGAAGGAAAGTTATGTGACAAATTTTGCTTTATCAAATCTGGTTTCTTAAGAGTCTTTGCAATCCCTAACGGAATTGAAGTTACGCAATGGATAGCAACAAGGGGATATTTTGGTACGGATTTTTCAAGCTTCTTTTTTGGCAGTCCTTCACGTTGGACAATTCAAGCTTTGGAGAATACTGAACTGTTTATTATTACTAAAGAAGATTATACTAAAATAGAAAGCCTTGTTCCTAACTGGACTGAACTCGAAAGAACGTTCTTGATTAGATGCCTAACAATGATGGAGGATCGGATTCATAATCATTTATCTATGTCGGCAGAGGAAAGATATCTTCATTTTTTTGAAAACAACAAGGCATTATTTAATCAGGTTCCGCTTCAATATATAGCTTCGATGCTTGGGATGACTCCAGAGACTTTTAGCAGAATTAGAAAAAAGCTATCGACTTAA
- a CDS encoding SRPBCC domain-containing protein — protein MPFLLSTEIVINATPNKVWAILTDFKNYPNWNPFITLLTGDFEVGKKIMVRIAPPEAKVTIFKPTVTAFDVNKKISWLGIFIIRGVFDGEHNFELTDNGNGTTTLVQYENFTGILVPIFKKMLNDNTRRGFEAMIEEVKKLAEK, from the coding sequence ATGCCATTTTTATTAAGCACCGAAATCGTAATTAATGCAACTCCTAATAAAGTTTGGGCAATACTTACCGACTTTAAAAACTACCCTAATTGGAATCCGTTTATAACACTATTAACGGGTGATTTTGAAGTAGGTAAAAAAATCATGGTCAGAATAGCCCCACCGGAAGCAAAAGTAACCATATTCAAACCAACAGTTACTGCTTTTGATGTCAACAAAAAAATAAGTTGGCTGGGTATATTTATAATACGAGGCGTTTTTGACGGAGAACATAATTTCGAACTTACTGACAACGGAAACGGCACAACTACTCTTGTACAATACGAAAATTTCACAGGCATTCTTGTACCAATCTTCAAAAAAATGCTTAATGATAATACAAGACGAGGATTCGAAGCAATGATTGAAGAAGTAAAAAAACTGGCTGAAAAATAA
- a CDS encoding TonB-dependent receptor produces MKYFVILFFFITTAISAQQLLVKGHVIESITQKPLQSVTVLDVESNKWTITDEKGYFEIKLNDTKQFNLNFHLLGKQEKNIVYTKEQVLKPIVVTLENDDLRLKEIIVTARKGKNFSEIIMGKQAINQVQAFSLSDVLEQLPGQATTNFDMNEFKTIAFRTVKPNTISNSAYGNKSFGTAIVVDGIPISNNENMQSYVGNYGANGTGPFSPNLLGFGDPSANDFNGYFSNANFGADLRQISTGNIEKIEVVQGIPSAKYGDLTSGLIKIEQKAGQSPFRIYASLRDGTSEYGFSKGFKISDDFGFLNASLNYTKSNSEPRVSYTKYDRVNTSLMWSWANKNIRNSFSVDYGFNNDNVNYEAEGTDDKIVKNKKTDLSISNRFKMNFSDSYFDNLDVNFNFSYGEQNTFESKVVNVGGTIVGTSTAEGVYEGSYTLPSYTSIKAVEGIPISSFLSADLHKSISSDSWIHNISYGTAIRMSDNKGRGRLGSPETMNSAFTNGNGGSGQAFRPYNYADNVLAEYQFSLYAEDNMVKNWDRSALTIDAGLRYDNQYGYSFLAPRINTSYAQDNFKIRGGFGLTSKAPSLNQVYTGPRYYDAVLGDYRLPGYYNLGIVQTFIDYPNNENLKPSKSLRSEIGFDYKLPFATVNVTGFYNNLYDGITSQQLPTTRQVADLQINYNGNQTPTYTITGYSPFYYLQTQLVNKYVSKDKGIEFFMNFDKTFIKNISFDFNGSYVQTTNRNDVDSYYRSTDAKTPEKYGLYKPYDENYKGFNLSGNISYHLPKIGMVIAVRSEHFIINDNNYTKDNELYAYLDQNLNKVLIPKEDQNNTALYGHIMKTKSAYDRELQKVYHNFNLRVSKDFLNGFRFSFYANNFLDLKQTEINLVNGAYVQRIKPDMVQLSFGTKIEYQF; encoded by the coding sequence TTGAAATATTTCGTTATTTTATTCTTCTTTATCACTACTGCTATTTCAGCTCAGCAACTCTTAGTAAAAGGACATGTTATTGAAAGTATAACTCAAAAACCTTTACAAAGCGTTACTGTTTTAGATGTAGAATCGAACAAATGGACAATAACTGACGAAAAGGGATATTTTGAAATCAAATTAAACGATACTAAACAATTTAACTTGAATTTCCATTTATTAGGAAAACAAGAAAAAAATATCGTTTACACTAAAGAACAAGTTTTAAAACCTATAGTTGTAACGTTAGAAAATGACGATTTAAGGTTAAAAGAAATTATTGTTACTGCTCGAAAAGGAAAAAACTTCTCAGAAATTATCATGGGAAAACAAGCTATTAATCAAGTTCAGGCTTTTTCTCTTAGCGATGTTTTAGAACAATTACCTGGTCAGGCTACTACTAATTTTGACATGAATGAGTTTAAGACTATTGCTTTTAGGACTGTAAAACCTAATACAATTAGCAATAGTGCCTATGGTAACAAATCTTTTGGAACTGCGATCGTAGTTGATGGAATTCCTATTTCGAATAATGAAAATATGCAATCCTATGTAGGGAACTATGGGGCAAATGGCACAGGTCCATTTTCGCCAAACTTACTTGGTTTTGGTGATCCTTCTGCCAATGATTTTAACGGTTATTTTTCTAATGCGAATTTTGGGGCCGATCTAAGACAGATTTCAACAGGAAATATTGAAAAAATTGAAGTTGTTCAAGGTATTCCATCTGCTAAATATGGTGATTTGACTTCAGGATTAATTAAAATTGAACAAAAAGCTGGACAATCTCCTTTTAGAATTTATGCATCATTGAGAGATGGAACTAGCGAATATGGTTTTTCTAAGGGGTTTAAAATCAGTGATGATTTTGGTTTTTTAAATGCTAGTTTAAATTATACTAAATCCAACTCAGAACCGCGTGTTTCTTATACGAAATATGATCGTGTTAATACAAGCTTGATGTGGAGTTGGGCTAATAAAAATATTCGTAATTCGTTTTCTGTAGACTATGGTTTTAATAATGACAATGTTAATTATGAGGCTGAAGGGACAGATGATAAGATAGTTAAAAATAAGAAGACAGATCTTTCGATTTCTAATCGCTTTAAAATGAATTTTTCTGATAGCTATTTTGATAATTTAGATGTGAATTTCAATTTTTCATATGGTGAACAAAATACTTTTGAATCGAAAGTAGTAAATGTTGGTGGAACTATAGTAGGTACTAGCACTGCTGAAGGAGTTTATGAAGGAAGCTATACTCTTCCTAGCTACACAAGTATAAAAGCAGTTGAAGGTATTCCTATTTCTTCTTTTTTATCTGCTGATTTACATAAGTCTATCTCTTCTGATAGCTGGATACATAATATATCTTATGGTACTGCTATTAGAATGAGCGATAATAAAGGCCGTGGACGCTTAGGAAGCCCCGAAACTATGAACAGTGCTTTTACAAATGGTAATGGTGGTTCAGGACAGGCTTTCCGTCCTTATAATTATGCTGATAATGTTTTGGCTGAATACCAATTTTCACTTTACGCTGAAGACAATATGGTGAAAAATTGGGATCGAAGTGCTTTAACTATTGATGCTGGTTTACGCTACGATAATCAATACGGTTATTCCTTTTTAGCACCACGTATTAACACTTCTTATGCACAGGATAATTTTAAGATTCGTGGTGGATTTGGTTTAACCTCTAAAGCTCCTTCTTTAAATCAGGTTTATACTGGACCTCGCTATTATGATGCTGTTTTAGGTGACTACAGATTACCGGGTTATTATAATTTAGGAATCGTTCAGACTTTTATCGATTACCCTAATAATGAAAATTTAAAACCTTCAAAAAGTTTGCGTTCCGAAATTGGTTTTGATTATAAACTCCCTTTTGCTACCGTAAACGTTACTGGTTTTTATAATAATTTATATGACGGAATTACAAGTCAACAACTCCCTACAACACGTCAGGTTGCTGATCTGCAAATTAACTATAATGGAAATCAAACTCCTACTTATACCATTACAGGATATTCGCCTTTTTACTATTTACAAACGCAGTTGGTGAACAAGTATGTATCGAAGGATAAAGGTATCGAGTTTTTTATGAATTTTGATAAAACTTTTATTAAAAACATCTCTTTTGACTTTAACGGAAGTTATGTACAAACTACAAATCGCAATGATGTTGATAGTTATTATCGTTCTACCGATGCTAAAACACCTGAAAAATATGGCTTATACAAACCTTATGATGAGAATTATAAAGGTTTTAATTTATCCGGAAATATAAGTTACCATTTACCTAAAATTGGTATGGTGATCGCGGTTAGAAGTGAACATTTTATTATAAACGATAATAATTACACTAAAGACAACGAATTATATGCTTATTTAGACCAAAACCTAAACAAGGTTTTAATTCCTAAAGAAGACCAGAACAACACGGCTCTTTACGGACATATTATGAAAACAAAATCTGCTTATGACAGAGAGCTTCAAAAAGTATATCACAACTTCAATCTGCGAGTTTCGAAAGATTTCCTTAATGGATTTCGATTTTCTTTCTATGCTAATAATTTCCTAGATCTTAAACAAACAGAAATTAACCTTGTTAATGGTGCTTATGTACAGCGTATAAAACCCGACATGGTTCAACTATCATTTGGAACCAAGATCGAATATCAATTTTAA
- a CDS encoding DUF4876 domain-containing protein translates to MKNIILLFAIAVTFFSCSINDEFGGGTNLQPVSFTVNLKYDKDQYNGLVVNAGNVVLTNTNTGDIYKATSTANGIASFANILPGTYNITATKVLTSQEFFELFQFTPSTETITFNGVQENVTVNANITSTNIELKAARIGDLVIKQIYYAGSHASQGASYRDQFIEIYNNSNEVIYADGLYIGQLYGKNNTTQSSFTLANGQYDWSKSIGMTSGADANTKNVYADYVIRIPGTGTQYPIKAGESIVIAQTAINHKSPLVDNTGIPVSVKNPDLTIDLSGADFEVYLGDYLLSKGKDVFRYDIQNPAVKDMEIGYWGRAGYDSGNQDFLIDNPGRDSFIIFRTDDLNKFPDYSDPSIAVIDSKTKFFVQIPTKDIIDGVDLQNFNPSSQRPKMLPSEIDASFTNCDAAFNSQSVIRKTKSIVNGRRILEDSNNSANDFVKLPMANPRGFTN, encoded by the coding sequence ATGAAAAATATAATCCTATTATTTGCTATTGCAGTTACCTTTTTTTCTTGCTCTATCAATGATGAATTTGGAGGTGGTACTAACTTACAACCTGTTTCTTTTACTGTAAATTTAAAATACGATAAGGATCAATATAATGGTCTAGTGGTTAATGCTGGAAATGTCGTTTTAACGAATACGAATACTGGAGACATTTATAAAGCTACTTCAACAGCTAATGGAATTGCTAGTTTTGCAAATATCCTTCCAGGGACTTATAACATAACAGCAACGAAAGTCCTAACAAGTCAAGAATTTTTTGAATTGTTTCAATTTACTCCTTCGACCGAAACGATAACGTTTAATGGGGTACAAGAAAATGTAACTGTTAACGCTAATATTACTTCAACCAATATTGAATTGAAGGCTGCTAGGATTGGAGATTTAGTTATAAAGCAAATCTATTATGCTGGTTCTCACGCATCACAAGGCGCATCATATCGTGATCAATTTATCGAAATTTATAATAACTCTAACGAGGTGATATATGCAGATGGTTTGTATATTGGTCAGCTTTATGGTAAAAATAATACTACTCAAAGCTCTTTTACTTTGGCAAACGGTCAGTACGACTGGAGTAAATCAATTGGAATGACATCTGGAGCTGATGCAAATACTAAAAATGTTTATGCTGATTATGTGATTAGGATTCCGGGTACTGGAACACAATACCCTATAAAAGCTGGCGAAAGCATTGTTATCGCTCAAACAGCAATTAACCACAAATCACCTTTAGTAGATAATACTGGTATTCCTGTGAGTGTTAAAAACCCAGATTTGACTATTGATTTAAGCGGTGCTGATTTTGAAGTGTATTTAGGTGATTATCTTTTATCAAAAGGTAAAGATGTTTTTCGTTATGATATTCAAAACCCTGCAGTTAAAGATATGGAGATTGGTTATTGGGGTCGTGCTGGATACGATAGCGGTAATCAGGATTTTTTAATAGATAATCCTGGTAGAGATAGTTTTATTATTTTCCGTACTGACGATTTAAATAAATTTCCGGATTACTCTGATCCATCTATAGCTGTAATAGATAGTAAAACTAAATTCTTTGTCCAAATACCGACAAAAGATATTATTGATGGTGTTGATTTACAGAATTTCAATCCTAGTTCTCAAAGACCAAAAATGTTACCTTCTGAAATAGATGCTTCTTTTACTAATTGTGATGCTGCATTTAACTCGCAATCTGTTATTAGAAAGACTAAAAGCATTGTTAACGGGCGTAGAATTTTAGAAGACAGTAATAATTCGGCTAATGATTTTGTGAAATTGCCTATGGCAAATCCTAGAGGTTTTACAAACTAA